The region TTCTTTCCTGCAGCTTCTGCTGGAACTTCAGTTACAGGGTAAAGGTAAGCTAACATCTTTCTTCTAGCGTGAAGTCTGGATGCCTTATCCTTCTGAATAGTCTTTTCAACGCTATCATAAACGTCTACTTTCTTACCATTCACAACTTCCTTCACTCTCTTACCATCTTTATCTTTACGAGCAACCTTAGCAGTTACTGTAACAGTTTCAAAGTTATCCTTCTCTTTAACAGCAAGAGCAATCATACCTTCAGCAATTCTACGAATTTCTTTCGCTTTTGCCTCGGTAGTTACAATCTTGCCATTGTATAAGAGATTGGTTACTTGATTTCTTAACAATGCTTTTCTCTGACTTGAAGTTCTTCCAAGTTTTCTGTAGCCTGCCATTTTTTAACCTCCTTAGCTACGAACTTAATCGTCGCTCAAATTTAATGATAATCCAAGCTCTTTGAGCTTAGCTAATACTTCTTCTAATGACTTACGTCCAAGGTTTCTTACCTTCATCATATCTTCAGAAGTCCTGTTACATAATTCTTCGACAGTATTAATTCCCGCTCTCTTCAAACAGTTGTAAGAACGAAC is a window of Lachnoclostridium phytofermentans ISDg DNA encoding:
- a CDS encoding bL17 family ribosomal protein, translated to MAGYRKLGRTSSQRKALLRNQVTNLLYNGKIVTTEAKAKEIRRIAEGMIALAVKEKDNFETVTVTAKVARKDKDGKRVKEVVNGKKVDVYDSVEKTIQKDKASRLHARRKMLAYLYPVTEVPAEAAGKKKNTKEVDLTEKLFNEIAPKYVSRNGGYTRIIKIGQRKGDAAMEVLIELV